The genomic DNA CGCCGGCCGCCAAAAAGAGGGTGCTTTTCATAAATGCGTGACTGAAAATATGGAAGATGTTGCCGATAAGCGCCCGCTCTGTAAGCAGTGAAATACCCAGCAAAATATAACCCATTTGACCGACGCTGGAGTAGGCCAGGCGTCGCTTTAAATCTTCCTGGGTGATGGCTACGGCGGAGCCCAGCAGGATGGTAATTACAGCTACCACGGCAATAATCAGCGTCCAGCCTGTTTCCTGCATAAACTCGATGCCGAACACGTGAAAGATTACACGCAATAAGCCATAAGCACCCGTTTTCAGCATGATCCCGGAAAGCAGGGCACTGGCCGGTGACGGCGCCACCGGATGGGCGTCAGGGAGCCAGACGTGCAGCGGGAACATGCCGGCTTTCATTCCAAAACCAATCAAGAAAGAAATAAAAGCAAAAAATGCCAATGTACTTTGTTCCGCTATTAAAGTGGTCTCAGTGCTTAAAGAGACGGAACCGCCCAGTTCGAAGGTAATAATTATACCAAAGAAGAGAGCCAGACCGCCGATAATGGTCATAATCAGATACTTATAACCGGCGCGCAGAGCGTCGATGGTTTCTTCGTGGACCACCAACACATAAGAGATCAGCGACATTAATTCAAAGAATACAAACAGAGTGAAGAAATCACCGGCCATGAAAATTCCAAGGCAACCGGCCAGGGTAATCATTAATACCGGATAATAGCGGTTGCAACCATGCTCATGGCACATATAGTCCAAAGAATAAATAGCCACCAGCATCCAGACAAATGACGACAAGAGCGCCAGGGAAAAGCTGAGTATATCTACCCGGAAGGAAATTTCCAGGTTAGGCAGCAATTCCAATACGCTGAACTGAATAATGTTTCCTTCCATAATATACGGATACAGGGCCGCGACGGAAAGGAAAGTCACGACGGAAGTAAATACTGCCAAAGCGTTGCGCATCTTTTCTGAATGCTGTTCCACGTAGTAGATTACCAAAGTCATAACCAGGGGGAACATCACAACCCAGACAGGCAGGAAGGAGCTCGCCATTTCCACGATAATTCATCTCCTTTTGATGAAAGATTCTCTGCAGCTCACTTCATGATGTCGAATTTATAATAATCCCAGAAGTGACTGGGCAGCCCTGGTAACGACCCCCAACACCGTGGAGGGAAACACACCAAACCAGATGACACCAAAAGCCAAAAGCACCAGGGGAGCGGACATTTGCAGGGGCAACTTTTTCGGTTCCGCCACACGTCCTTCAGGCTCACCGAAGAATGCATTTACAATAATGGGCAAATAGTAGATGCCGTTAAGCAGACTACTGATTAGGATAACGGCGGCGAAAAAGGGCCTGCCGATGTCCAGGGAACCCAATGCCAGATACCACTTGGAGATAAAACCATTGGTGATGGGTATGCCCACCATGGCAAAAGCTCCGATACTAAAGGCTACCGTGGGAATCAGCATGGTATGCCCGATTCCTTTAAGCTGACTGAGCTTGCGCGTCCCGGTACAGTAAATAAATGCACCGGCAGAAAGAAAGAGCATCGCCTTCATAATGGCGTGGTTCAGGATATGCAAAATACCTCCGGTCAGAGCGGTCTCACTCATCAGGGCCACGCCCAGGAAAACATAACCGATTTGCGCAATACTGGAATAGGCCAGCATCTTTTTGATATCATCCTGCACAATGGCAAACATGGAACCAATTACAATGGCCAGGGTGGACATCCATAAAAGAATCTCCATCACCGGAACCATACCTAACATTTCTGCCGGGAATACCTTGTACAACAGTTTAATCATTACAATGGCGTACACTTTAATAACCAGCCCGGAAAGCACTGCCGACGATGGAGAAGGGGCAGAAGAGTGGGCATCCGGCAGCCAGACGTGCAGGGGAAACAGCGCCGCTTTAACACCCAGGCCGGTCAGTAACAGTGCCAGGGCAGCCAAAAGATTATACGGATAAAGATACATGGCCTCCTGCAGTGCCCCGGACACAAAGACGAAATTCAAATGACCGGTTACCATATAAATCATAGCAATTGCCAGAAGAATACACCCGGAACCTACAGCAGACAAAACCAGGTATTTAAAGGCCGCTTCAATACATTCACGGCTCTCTTTAATCGATATTATCCCACAGGAAGCAATAGCACAAATTTCTACGAAAACAAATAAGTTAAATAGGTCATTGGTCAGCACCATGCCCAGCATGGAGGCCATTAAAAGCAGATACAGAGTATAGTACCAGCCCACCACGCCTTCTTTTAGCTCGTGAAGCAGATCCTTTGTACCATAAAACAGAATGATCAGACCCAGAGCCGACAGGGTGGCGGAGGCAAATGCCGCCAGATAATCAACGGTAAGTTCAATCCCCCAGGGAGGCGGCCAGTTACCCATTTCATAGGTAAAGGGCCCGGTGGTCATTACCTGCCAGACCATGTACAGTGAGGCCAGCAACATAAATACCAGGGCACTCAGGGTAGCTGGAGCCACCCAATTCTTGCGCCAGCGGCTGAAAACCGGTGCCAGATAAGCAAAGAACAGCGGAACTACCACAATTAAGGCGGGAAAGTGTTGTGTCAGGCTCACAGGGATTCACCTCCCCGGATGCGCATAATCTCTTCGGCATCAATGGTGCCGTAAGCTTTATAAATTTTAACAATTAAACTAAGTGCATAAGCACTTACACTGACGGCAACAACAATCCCGGTAAGAATAAGTGCGGAAGGAAGCGGGTTTACATAGGTGTGGCCGGCACCCGGCTCGATGATGGGGGCGCGACCGCCATACACATAACCTGTGGCCACAAAAAAGAGGAAAATTGCGGTCTCCATCACATTCATGCCGATAACTTTCTTAATCAGGTTATTATGGGTAAGCATGGTATGAAAGCCGATGACAAAGAGGACGATGGCAAAGAAATAATAACTGTTCTGGTGCAGTCGCAGCAGAATCTCAGTGATGGTCATGACTGTGGTCCTCCTCTCCCTCAATCAGGCTATAGAACAATGTAATCATGGTACTGGCTACTTTGATACCCAACCCAAAGGTAATAATGGGTATTGCTCCGGCACTAAACAAATCGCCCAACTCACCCATGGGGAAGCCGGCCGCTCTGTTGCCCAGGAAATTAGTGCCCATAAAAATGGCCGCAATACCAATGGTGGCGAACAAGACTGCACCACCACTCTCCAATACGGTGGAAACATCATGGGAGATTTTTTTAGAACCTTCCTTTAGGTTAAAGGACAGGGCAAACAGAATCATACTGGCACCAATAATAGCCCCGCCGGAAAACCCGCCCCCCGGTGAAAGGTGGCCATGAACCACTACGTACAGCCCATAGAGCTGTACAAAGGGCAAAATAATTCGGCTGATATAGCGAACAATTACGTCTTCCATTTCGGTCAGTCACCTCGCATCTGCATCAGTGCGCCTTCAAGTTGGCAATGGCGGCGGCAATGGCCACAAAAAGCACCGTAGCTTCGCCAATGGTATCAAAAGCGCGGTAGTCGGTAATAATGCTGGCAATCATATTCACGGCGCCGGTTTCCTCAATGCCCTGTTCCAGATAACGCTGCGGAACTTCATTATTGGTAGGATTGTTCGGATCACCAATAGCCGGCATTTCAAGTACGGTGACTACCAACATGATGCCAATGACTGCCAGAAGAACAACGGTTAATATTTTGCGCATTATTCTTCCCTCCTGGTCTTACTGATGGTGGCCACCAGCAAAAATGTGGTTACACCTGCACCCATTGCCGCTTCTGTGATGGCAATATCCGGCGCTGCCAGCATCAGCCAAAGAATTGCCATAGTCAGGCTGTAAGCGGCAAAGATAATAACTGCGGCCAGCAAGTCCCTTGTCCGTGCTACGAAGATGGCACAAACTACGAGAAAAACCAGCAGCAGATACTTAAGAACCTCAGTCACTGCACCGCACCTCCCCGGTCTTGTCCAGCTCGTATGAACCTTCACATACTCTGGCTTTATTCAGGAAAGCAGCGCGGGCGATTACGTGCGCTGAAGTGGGGTTTGTTATCCAGATAAAAAGGATCATAAAAAGAAGTTTTACGCTGGCCTCAGATATTCCGGAATAAAGGGCCAGGGCCAGCAGGATCAAGCCTGCTCCCAGGGTATCACACTTGGTGGTGGCGTGCATCCGGGTATAAACATCAGGTAGCCGCAACAGGCCCACAACTCCTACCATAAAGAAAAAGGTGCCGGCGGCAAGCAGTATTGTAATTATGACATTCATTGGCTGTCCTCCTTATTCCAGGGCGCCCTTTCCATGTATTTGGCAATACCGATGGTGGTGGCAAAACTAATAAGTGCATAAACCATGGCTACATCCAGGAAGAACTCCTGATCAAAGACCATCGCCACAATTGAGATAATAACCACCGTTTTGGTGCCGATAATATTAATTGAAACAACCCGGTCTGCTTCACTGGGGCCCACCACAGCCCGGTACAGACAGAGAAAAGTGGCAATCGCCATAATAATTCCGGTACCAATCATAATCTGTTCGATTAAGCTAAGTTCAGGAAACATGTTTTTCCAACTCCTCGATTTCAGTCAGCTTGTCCTGCATGTCCCATGTTGCCACATCTTCAGCATTCTGGCGGGTAATGGCGTGAACATAAAAGATGCCTTCCTCAACTTCCACCGTTAGCGTACCCGGCGTCAGCGTAATGGAGTTAGCCAGAATCACACGGTTCAGCGGCTTTTTAACCTCAGTACGGTATTTGACAAACCCCGGAGAAATATCCATCTTTGGTCTTAGCACAATCTTGGCCACGTCCCAGTTGGCTTTAAAAATCTCCACCACCAGAATGTAGAAATACTTGATCCATCTGCCGATGGTGGCTTTATGATATAATGGACGCTCCTCCGGCTTTAACAACAAATCATGATTGAAGCGCGCAATACCGTAGGAACAGAGAGCACCAATGAGCAGGTGCTGCCAGTTTACGCGCCAGGTAATGAGAATCCAGAATATAAACAAGATGCCAACCATTACCCAAAATGTTGCACCGTATTTATTCTTGCTCATTGCTACCCTCCCTTTCACCGCGCAAATAGTGGCCGGATTTACCGCCGGCTTTTTCCATTAAACGAATGTTTCCGATAACCATATCTTTGTCAACTGCTTTACACATATCATAAATGGTAAGCGCCGCCACCGATGCGGCAGTAAGCGCTTCCATCTCCACCCCCGTCTGGCCTGTGGTACCTACCGTCGCCTCAATCTCAACCAGCGACTGCTCCCTGTCCAGGTCAAATTTTATATCCACGGAGGTCAGAAATAACGGATGACACATGGGAATAAGCCGGGCAGTATCTTTGGCGGCCATTACGCCGGCCACCTGGGCCACCGCCAGCACATCGCCTTTGGCAATTCCGCCTGCAGCGATTCGCTCCAGTGTTTCCGGCTTCATTTTTATCTCACCACGGACCACAGCCACACGTTTTGTGCTGTTTTTGGCGGACACATCCACCATTTTAGCGCGGCCCTGTTCATTGATATGTGTCAATTTATCCATTTTATCCTCCGCATCTTTCCGGTCAGGCAATGCTTCTAGTGTACACCCGTACTAAACACCTGTCAACGGAAAAAAACTGGAACGCATGTTACATTAGTTAAAATGGTGCGGAAGGGAAACCCTTCCGCACCGCTTTGTTATTCGATGGTGTTTCGTGGGCATACTTCCACGCAAGTTCCGCAGTTGTTGCAAATATAGCTGTCAATGGTGGCGATGTTGTTTTCCATGCGGATAGCATCCACCGGACATTTTTTAACACAGATGTTACAGGCAATGCAGCCGCGCTCACATACTTCCTTGACCTTTTTGCCCTTATCCTGTGACTTACAGCGTACGTGGTGCACTGTCTTTGCATTTACCAGTTCGATTACCTGCCGCGGGCAGGTGTTTTTACACTTGCCGCAGCTGATGCAGGCATCCACATCAATGATGGGCAGACCCTTATCACTCATGGTGATGGCATCTACCGGGCAAACGCGCTCACAGTTGCCAAGACCCAAACAACCATAGGAACAGGCAGTGGGGCCACCGGAAAACATCAGAGCAGCTTTACAATCCTTTACACCATGGTACTGGTGCTTTTCCTTGGCAGTGGCGCAATCGCCCGCACAAGTGAGCTGCGCTACGTGCCTGGCCTCGGCATCCGGCGCTTCGGCTCCCAGGATTTCAGCGATTTTGTTTGCCACAGAGGCTCCGCCGGGAGTACAGCCGGAAACCGGTGCTTTCCCTGCCACCACTTCTTCGGCAAACTTAGCACAACCGGCATAACCGCAGGCACCGCAGTTGGCGCCCAACAGCATTTCCTGTACCATCTCCACCTTGGGGTCCACTTCAACAGCAAACTTCTGAGAGGCAAATGCCAGTGCCCCGCCAAAAGCCAACCCCAGACCGCCCAGGCTTGCAATTGCTGGTATTAAATCCATATTTTACGCCTCCTACATCATGCCTGTGAATCCCCCGAAAGCAAGGGAAAGGATTCCGGCTATAATCATCGCAATGGATACACCGCGGAAATGCTTGGGCAGAAAAGCCATGTCCAGACGTTCCCGCGCTCCGGCCAATATAACCAGCGCCAGAGTAAAACCGGCAGCAGCCGACAAGCCAAAAACTACCGCTTCAAACAGATTGTAGCCTTCCTGGATACTGAGAATTGCCATACCCAGTACTGCACAGTTAGTGGTAATCAGGGGCAAAAAGATGCCCAAAGACTGGTATAGAGTGGGGCTGACCTTACGAACAACAAGTTCCACAAACTGAACCAGTGAAGCAATTACCAGAATGAACACAATGGTCTGCAGATACTGTAAATCAAAGCGTTCCAGCACATAATACTGCAGAATCCATGTCACCAAAGAGGCCATACCCATAACAAACGTTACCGCCATACCCATTCCCAGTGAAGTGTCTACTTTTTTGGAAACGCCCATAAACGGGCAGATACCCAGAAAACGGACCAGCACGAAGTTACTGACAAAAATGGCCCCGAAAACAATTGCAAAAATTTCACCCACAGTCTACCCCTCCTTTACTCCAGTTTAAACTTCGCAGATAACGCACTCATTACGGCCAGCAAGAGACCCAAAGCCAGGAACGCTCCTGCCGGTGAGCCAAAGACCTGAAATGGCTGATACCAATCAGCTCCGAGGATTTCAATTTGAAAGATGGTACCCTGTGCCAACAGTTCGCGGACTGCCGCCAGAATTGTCAGCGCCAGCGTAAACCCAAGGCCCATACCCAACCCATCGGCCAGTGAATGAATGACAGGTTGCTTGGAAGCAAATGCTTCCGCACGTCCCAGCACCAGGCAGTTTACCACAATCAGCGGCACAAAAATGCCCAACTGAGAATGTAGTACAGGCATATAGGCATTAAGCACCATATCTACCATGGTAACAAACGTTGCGATAACGATAATAAAAATGGGAATTCTGATTTTTGATGGGATTACCCCTTTTAAAAGGGAGATTACCAGGTTTGAAGCCACAAGCACCGCAGTGGTGGCAAGACCCATTCCAAAGCCGTTCTCTGCCAAACCGGTAACAGCCAGTGTGGGACAGAGCCCCAAAAGTAACCGGAAGACGGCATTCTCTTTGATAATGCCCTTGGAAAATTCTTTCATAATACTCATCTTTTCACCCCCCGGCTATTGCGCCAGTGCATTTAGCACGGCATTCTTAATTCCATTACTGCTGCCTGTAGCTTGGCTTACCGCATCAACATCAAGGGACTGCTCGGCAATGATGTCGTCGATAACCTGCTCGGCATCGGCAAAGATACCTGGTGTATCATCGTGGTCGGTTACAGTTATTTCAGTAATCTCTCCACCGGATACTGTAACTTCCACAGTTACGTCACTCTTAAACCCGGAAGCGGTTCCGGTGTAGGTGCCGTCTTCCAGCGCGTCCATATCAACGGTGGGAGCATCAGGAACAGCGTCCGCATCACCGAAGCGCAGGACAATTTCCATCAATTCACTTTCTACTCCATTTATCATGGCTCGGGTAGAGACAGTTGCACCGGAAATAACATCCACATGATCAGCAATGTTATCTTCTAACCCCAGGCCTTCAAACTGCTCCAGGTAGTCTGCCCGGGTAATCACATCACCCAGGCCGGCTGTTTCCGACTGAGAAATGACGGTTACACCAACAATTTCACCTTCATCGTTTACACCCAGGTTAAAGCGGATGGTACCGCCGTAGCCTTCGGTGCGTCCTTCGGCCAGAACGCCGATGTAGTTACCGTCGGCATCATAGGCCACAAAACCTTTATAGCCGTCCACTTCTTTTTCCTCGAAATCTTCGATGGCGGGGAACAGCTCTTCCAGCTCAGCTACCGTTTCCTCATATATACGAGCCTCAACAACTGCTGAGGTAATGTCATTGGTAACCGCCAGAGCCCCGGCCGCCACCGCACAGATAATGGCCAGTATCAGCCCGTTACGGATAATGTCTTTCATTATTTAGCCACCTCCCCGTATTTGGTGGGCAGGGTCAGGTTGTCAATCAACGGTGTGAGGGCGTTCATTAAGAGGATAGCAAATGTCACGCCTTCGGGGAATGCGCCGTAGAGACGCACCAGCATGGTCATCACACCACAGCCGATACCGAAGATTAGACGGCCCCGTGCTGTAACGGGTGAGGTTACCATATCGGTGGCCATAAACAGAGCACCCAGCAGCACACCACCGGCCAGCACATGGAACAGCCCTGCGGAAACCATGGCCATGGGCGAGCCGAACCCTTCAAACAACAGACCCATTACAAAAACTGTACCGATATAGCCGCCGGGAATACGCCAGTCAATGTGTCCTTTATAGAACAACCAGGCGGCGCCGAGAATGAGAGCAAAGGCGCTTGTCTCACCTAAAGAACCGGGAATGGCGCCCACAAACAGATTAGTAAAGCTAAAAGCATCGGCGCCCAACTCCAGCGGTGTTGCCGCCGTAGTTAAGTCCACCGGACGAACCCAGTAAGTTAAATGACCTGCCCAGGATGCCAGCAAAATGGCGCGGGCCACCAGAGCCGGGTTAAAGATATTGTTACCAATTCCACCAAAGACCTGCTTACCGATAATAATTGCGATGGCACCACCCAGCACACTGATCCACCAGGGCACTGCAGGCGGAAGCACCATAGCCAACAGCAAGCCGGTTACAGCAGCACTGCCGTCGCCAAAAATATTCTTTTCCCTCAGCACCAGCGCTTCGGCGACCATGGCGGAAACTGTGCAGAGCACCATGGTTAAAAGTGCGGGCCAGCCAAAAAAGATCACACCGGCCAGTGCGGCGGGAAATAAAGCTACGAGAACGTCGATCATCACGCTTTGCACCGATTCAGGTGTTTTAATGTGCGGCGATGACGTAACGATTAGTTTTCTTTCCATCTGGTTATCCCTCCTTTACCTTTGCACGTTACTTTCTGCGTTTGGCCGCAATATCACCTTTGGCCATCCGGATCCATTGTACCAACGGACGTTTGGCAGGACAGATATATGTGCAGCAACCACATTCAATACAATCCATAGCGTTAAATGCTTCCGCCTTGTCGTACATGCCGTGCTCCACCGAACCACCGATAAAGAGAGGCATGATGCTGACGGGGCAGACTTCCACACATTTGGCACACTTAATACAGGGACGGATTTCATCCAGCGTTACCTCAGCGTCGGTGAGGCAGAGAATACCGGATGTCCCCTTAATGACCGGCTGATTCTCCGGACCGGACTGGGCCAGACCCATCATGGGTCCACCGAGAATCATCTTACGGATATTGGGCTTAAAGCCGCCGCACTGCTCGATTACCTCTTCCATGGGCGTACCCACGCGAACCAGCATGTTTTTCGGCTCGTTAATACCGGAACCGGTAATTGTGACGTTGCGCTCAATCAAAGGCTTCCCTAAACGAATAGCCTCGGAAATGGCAATGCATGTACCAACGTTTTGCACTACACAACCCACCATGGAGGGCAGGCCGCCGGAGGGCACTTCCCTGCCGGTAAATACACTAATTAACTGCTTTTCTGCGCCCTGCGGATACTTGGTGTGCAGAGCGTGCACCTCAATGTTGTCAATTCCTTCCGCCGCTTTCTTCATGGCTTCCACCGCATCGGGCTTGTTGTCCTCAATGCCGATGTACCCCTTCGGCGCATTTACAACCTTCATTACGGTCTGCAGGCCGATGACCACATCTTCCGGACGCTCCAGCATGGCCCGGTGGTCGGATGTCAGATACGGTTCACATTCAGCCGCGTTGATTAACACGTAGTCAATCTTCTGATCCGGTGGCGGAGATACCTTGACATGCGTAGGGAACGTGGCCCCACCCATTCCTACAATCCCTGCCTCGCGGATTATTTTTTTCAAATCATCCACACCAAGGTTCTTCCAGTCATCATTGGGCTTTACATCTTCATGCCAGGTATCCTGGAAGTCGTTCTCAATGAACACAGCCTGAACCGGACGGCCCAGCGGATGGTTACACATGTCAATCTTAACCACTTTACCGGACACACTGGAGTGAACCGGGGCAGAGACAAATCCTTTGCTGTCACCGACTTTCTGACCCACTTTCACTTCGTCCCCTACAGCCACCAAAGGCTCACAAGGTGCGCCAATATGCTGCGACATCGGGATGATAGCCACAGTGGGGGGCTTTGCTGGGACGACAGGCTTCTTCTCGGTCGCACTTTTAAAGTGGCCGGGATGAACGCCTCCCTTAAACGTCTTAAAGCTCATATGCTCAATTCACCCCTTTTAATAAAATTTTAATATTTTTGCTGAACATTGAGGTATTCGAGAAATCTATGAGAAATCCTGCACCAGTCTTTTTTTTTCGTCAAAATTTTCATTCCAGCGCAGGAAAAACATAGCGCATACACCAATAAACCTTTAAGCGTATAAGCCTCCCCTTCTTTTCTTATTAGTTTTAGAAGTGAAACATTCCGCAAACATAAAACAATTTCAACATCGACACTAAAATACCTGCCCTCAAATTCAAAAATATTGAATTCACATAAATATATTATTATACGAAAAAACTCCTGGACTCACAGGAGTTTTTCTTCATATCTTTAGAGAAAATGTTTTTTCAAAACTTCCCTGGCTTCGCTGATGGTGTATAAAGAACCGGAGATGCAAAGGGCTTCTTCCTCACCGGTTTGGGCAAGCCCCAGCGCCACCGCCTCCTCCACCGTGTCAGTTGCCGCCACCGGAGCGCTTGTATAGCGGCGGGCAAGCTCCGCCACCTCCCGGGGGTTTGACGCCCGGGGGTTATCCGGCTTGGTAACAATCAATCCCGCTGTGGCCAGCGGCACAATTAGGCTGAGAATTTCATCCACCGCCTTATCACCCAGTATCCCCAGCACCAACCGGAGAGGGCGGCCATCCAGAATGGTATCCAGCGCGCTTTTGAGGGCTTTAATTCCGTCAATGTTATGCGCACCATCCACCAGCACCAGAGGGCGGCGGGAAAAAACCTCCAACCTGCCGGGCCATTTGGCCGCCGCCAGTCCGCGGTAAATAGCGTCTGTATCAAGGGGGACAGGCAGTAATTCCCTGGTGGCCACAGCCAGCGCCGCGTTGCGGACCTGATGCGGCCCCAAAAGGGAAATCTGCAGATTATCCAGCTTACGCTGCCTGCTCCAATAGTTAAATACCTGGCCGTCGAGGGAAGCAGACAGTTGTTCATATCCAAAATCCCTGTCCATTTCTACCAAAGTGGCGCCCCGCTCCACGGCCACAGAGCGAAACACCTGCAAAGCGTCCTCTTTTTCCGCCGCGGTAACAGCGGGGGTAGAAGGTTTAATAATGCCGGCCTTTTCAAAGGCAATGGCGGAGATGGTATCGCCCAGCACCTGCGTATGCTCCAGGCCGATATTGGTCAGTACCGACACAGCCGGCTCAATTACATTGGTGGCATCAAGGCGCCCTCCCAGGCCCACCTCCATAATTACCCAGTCAGGCTGCTCCTCTGCAAAATAAAGAAAAGCCAGAGCGGTAACCACCTCAAACTCTGTGGGCTGGCCCGCTTCCGTCTGCGAAATTTCCTCCACATGCCTGCGGATTTGGGTCACCAGTTCAGCCAACCGGTTTTCATCAATGTCGCCGCCGTTAATGGCCATGCGATTTGTAAATGCCTCTAAATAGGGGGATGTATACAGGCCCACCTGCAGGCCCTGGGCCTCCAGCATGGATGCCAGAAAAGCGGCGGTGGATCCTTTCCCGTTAGTTCCGGCAATATGAATGCAGCGGATTTTTTTCTGGGGATCTTCCAGTCGCCTGAGCAGCTCGGTTATCCGCTCCAGGCCGGGATTGATGCCAAAGCGGTACAAACTGTGAATCCAGTCAATTGCTTCATTATAGTTCAAAGCTTGCGGCCTCCTGACGTTACTCTAAACTGCGGATACGTTCTGCCACCTTGTCGCGTTTAAGCTGATAATCCTCTGCCTTGGCCCTTTCTTCGGCCACCACTTCTTCCGGGGCCTTGGCCAGAAAACCCTGGTTGGAAAGCTTGCCGGCGGAGCGCTTCAGTTCAGCATCCAGCTTTTTCAACTCTTTTTTTAGTCTGGCCAATTCCTGTTCCAGATCAACCAGTCCGACCAGCGGCAGGTAAATGTCTGTATCGCCCA from Dethiobacter alkaliphilus AHT 1 includes the following:
- a CDS encoding complex I subunit 5 family protein — encoded protein: MSLTQHFPALIVVVPLFFAYLAPVFSRWRKNWVAPATLSALVFMLLASLYMVWQVMTTGPFTYEMGNWPPPWGIELTVDYLAAFASATLSALGLIILFYGTKDLLHELKEGVVGWYYTLYLLLMASMLGMVLTNDLFNLFVFVEICAIASCGIISIKESRECIEAAFKYLVLSAVGSGCILLAIAMIYMVTGHLNFVFVSGALQEAMYLYPYNLLAALALLLTGLGVKAALFPLHVWLPDAHSSAPSPSSAVLSGLVIKVYAIVMIKLLYKVFPAEMLGMVPVMEILLWMSTLAIVIGSMFAIVQDDIKKMLAYSSIAQIGYVFLGVALMSETALTGGILHILNHAIMKAMLFLSAGAFIYCTGTRKLSQLKGIGHTMLIPTVAFSIGAFAMVGIPITNGFISKWYLALGSLDIGRPFFAAVILISSLLNGIYYLPIIVNAFFGEPEGRVAEPKKLPLQMSAPLVLLAFGVIWFGVFPSTVLGVVTRAAQSLLGLL
- a CDS encoding MnhB domain-containing protein, whose amino-acid sequence is MEDVIVRYISRIILPFVQLYGLYVVVHGHLSPGGGFSGGAIIGASMILFALSFNLKEGSKKISHDVSTVLESGGAVLFATIGIAAIFMGTNFLGNRAAGFPMGELGDLFSAGAIPIITFGLGIKVASTMITLFYSLIEGEEDHSHDHH
- a CDS encoding RnfABCDGE type electron transport complex subunit B codes for the protein MDLIPAIASLGGLGLAFGGALAFASQKFAVEVDPKVEMVQEMLLGANCGACGYAGCAKFAEEVVAGKAPVSGCTPGGASVANKIAEILGAEAPDAEARHVAQLTCAGDCATAKEKHQYHGVKDCKAALMFSGGPTACSYGCLGLGNCERVCPVDAITMSDKGLPIIDVDACISCGKCKNTCPRQVIELVNAKTVHHVRCKSQDKGKKVKEVCERGCIACNICVKKCPVDAIRMENNIATIDSYICNNCGTCVEVCPRNTIE
- a CDS encoding hydrogenase subunit MbhD domain-containing protein yields the protein MTEVLKYLLLVFLVVCAIFVARTRDLLAAVIIFAAYSLTMAILWLMLAAPDIAITEAAMGAGVTTFLLVATISKTRREE
- a CDS encoding cation:proton antiporter subunit C, with protein sequence MTITEILLRLHQNSYYFFAIVLFVIGFHTMLTHNNLIKKVIGMNVMETAIFLFFVATGYVYGGRAPIIEPGAGHTYVNPLPSALILTGIVVAVSVSAYALSLIVKIYKAYGTIDAEEIMRIRGGESL
- a CDS encoding monovalent cation/H+ antiporter complex subunit F; its protein translation is MFPELSLIEQIMIGTGIIMAIATFLCLYRAVVGPSEADRVVSINIIGTKTVVIISIVAMVFDQEFFLDVAMVYALISFATTIGIAKYMERAPWNKEDSQ
- the mnhG gene encoding monovalent cation/H(+) antiporter subunit G; protein product: MNVIITILLAAGTFFFMVGVVGLLRLPDVYTRMHATTKCDTLGAGLILLALALYSGISEASVKLLFMILFIWITNPTSAHVIARAAFLNKARVCEGSYELDKTGEVRCSD
- a CDS encoding Na+/H+ antiporter subunit E, with the translated sequence MSKNKYGATFWVMVGILFIFWILITWRVNWQHLLIGALCSYGIARFNHDLLLKPEERPLYHKATIGRWIKYFYILVVEIFKANWDVAKIVLRPKMDISPGFVKYRTEVKKPLNRVILANSITLTPGTLTVEVEEGIFYVHAITRQNAEDVATWDMQDKLTEIEELEKHVS
- the mbhE gene encoding hydrogen gas-evolving membrane-bound hydrogenase subunit E yields the protein MRKILTVVLLAVIGIMLVVTVLEMPAIGDPNNPTNNEVPQRYLEQGIEETGAVNMIASIITDYRAFDTIGEATVLFVAIAAAIANLKAH
- a CDS encoding complex I subunit 5 family protein; amino-acid sequence: MASSFLPVWVVMFPLVMTLVIYYVEQHSEKMRNALAVFTSVVTFLSVAALYPYIMEGNIIQFSVLELLPNLEISFRVDILSFSLALLSSFVWMLVAIYSLDYMCHEHGCNRYYPVLMITLAGCLGIFMAGDFFTLFVFFELMSLISYVLVVHEETIDALRAGYKYLIMTIIGGLALFFGIIITFELGGSVSLSTETTLIAEQSTLAFFAFISFLIGFGMKAGMFPLHVWLPDAHPVAPSPASALLSGIMLKTGAYGLLRVIFHVFGIEFMQETGWTLIIAVVAVITILLGSAVAITQEDLKRRLAYSSVGQMGYILLGISLLTERALIGNIFHIFSHAFMKSTLFLAAGAIILKTGKRNIKDLGGIGKQMPFTMFAFTLAALAMIGIPPFNGFLSKWTLALGAMDAGVPFYVLILLISSLLNGLYYLPIIISAFFGLEHGHEHEPVKINEAPYKMLIPVAILAISTLLFGLLPSNLPFDLSRVAADFLLRGGF
- the moaC gene encoding cyclic pyranopterin monophosphate synthase MoaC: MDKLTHINEQGRAKMVDVSAKNSTKRVAVVRGEIKMKPETLERIAAGGIAKGDVLAVAQVAGVMAAKDTARLIPMCHPLFLTSVDIKFDLDREQSLVEIEATVGTTGQTGVEMEALTAASVAALTIYDMCKAVDKDMVIGNIRLMEKAGGKSGHYLRGEREGSNEQE
- the rsxA gene encoding electron transport complex subunit RsxA is translated as MGEIFAIVFGAIFVSNFVLVRFLGICPFMGVSKKVDTSLGMGMAVTFVMGMASLVTWILQYYVLERFDLQYLQTIVFILVIASLVQFVELVVRKVSPTLYQSLGIFLPLITTNCAVLGMAILSIQEGYNLFEAVVFGLSAAAGFTLALVILAGARERLDMAFLPKHFRGVSIAMIIAGILSLAFGGFTGMM